From the genome of Latilactobacillus curvatus JCM 1096 = DSM 20019:
TCTGCGTGACCGGGGACCGAATTAATTTGTTCACCACCGTTGATTAAGGTTGTGACAGGCACGATATCGCCGAGGACATCATCAATAGGATGTTTCTGATCGAAGTATTGTTTTTGCCGATTGTAGTAGGCAAGCAAATGATCAATTGCGTTAATACCGAGTGCGGGCATTGAACTGTGCGCGGTTTTACCAGTTGCCGTCACTTTAAAATCAAGGGAACCGTTATGGGCGAAAATTAAGAAATGTTGTTCATTGGTTTGATTAGCCGCAAGGAGTTTTTGGGCCATTTCTGTGGGGAATTTGTCGGGGTTATTTGCCAAGGCTTGTTTATCAACGCCAGATGGTTCGGCAACTAATAAGGCTGTTAAATCATCGGCACAGCCTTGAGCGGTTAAAGTTTGCGCACCAGTTTCGTTCTTTTCTTCATCGACGGTTGCGAGTAGTTTGATTTGGCCGTTTAGAGGAACATGTTCATCGTGTAATTCGATCATTGCAATCACAAGCGCAGCCAGACCAGACTTCATGTCGGTTGCGCCTCGACCGAAGAGTTTACCATCGCGAGCGGTTAGAGTGAAGGGATCACTCGTCCATTTGCTGCGATCACCGATGCTGACGACGTCCATATGACCAGTGACACCGAGGACTTTGTCGGTTGCTTTGCCTAGATAGGCCACTAAGTTTTCGCGGCCTGGTTTAGAAGCCACTTTTTCAGTATGGATACCATGTTGTGCGAATAGATCGGCTAAGTAGTCGGCAATCACACCTTCTGCTTGGTCTGTTGTATCAATTGAGACCAGTTTTTCTAAAATCGCGATTTTTTCAGTTTTTTCCATGTTTTTAAGACCTCCAGATAAGATTACATAGGCATTATAGAGCCCCTATTTTGGGAAAGCAACGGACATAAATTAAGAAATTTCGCAAACGAAGTGGGTTAAAAAGAAAAATAGAAATTATATGACAACCGGTTGACATATAAAATAAAACGATTATACTTTAGTTATTCCGATAAAAGAAAGCGCTTTTTTAATATTATTATTCATTGGAGGTTTTGCGAATAAAGTTTAATCAGTTAATTTTGATCATCAAAATGAATGGAGTTGAAGAAAATGGCATCTGTTATTAATGAAGCACCTCAGGAAAAAGCAGAAATCCCATTATTTCGTAAGCTGAGTTACTCACTGACGGATTTTGGGGGGAATGTCTTATTTGTTAGTATGGTAGATTGCAAATTTAATCCGAATTTTCGGACAAATTTGTCAGCATAACCTGATACGGTGTTTGCCAGTCGAGTATTTTAAGCGGTCGCTGGTTAATTTGGAGTAACGTCGTCGTTAAATCTTGAGCACTAATGTGCTCAAAACGAGTCCCTTTAGGATAAAAATAACGTAAATTCCGATTAAAGCGTTCATTACTACCACGTTCAGCTGGCGTATAAGCATGGCAGTAATAGGTCTTAATACCATATTGTGATTCAAGTGATACTAGCCCACTAAACTCAGTGCCACGGTCCACAGTAAAGCTGTGCACCGGACCATTAAAAGTGGTTAGGAACTTAGTTAGTGCTTCATTAACAGTCGCTGTCGTCCGATCTTTTAACCGGTATGCCCAAAGGAACCGTGATTTGCGATCGATTAAAGTTAATAAAACTGCCTTACTATGCCCACGAGGACCAACGACTGTATCTAGTTCAAAATCGCCGATGCGCTTACGTTGATTAATCATCATGGGACGCTGTTCAATTGATCGCCCCAAAGATTGATTATATTTGGATCGTTGGTCAACGTTACGCCGTTGGCGTACGCCATGTTCAGGTAGATCATTCAAGGAGAAACCAATTCTCCCCTGATTTAACCAATTATAAATAGATTTAGTAGCTAGTTTAAATTCGTGAGCAATCATTCTTGGTGACCAGCTTAGACGTAAATGGTTGAGAATTTTTTGCTTTAACTCATCGCTCAGCTTAGTTTTCCGACCACATCGTGATCGCTTGTATTCGGCATCTGTTTGTGCTAATTCAGCCTGATAAGGTTGACATCGAGATAATTCATAAGAAATTGTTGACGGTGATCGGTTCAGCCGAACGCCCATTTGGATATTGGACAGCCCTAGTTCACAAAAGGTTTCGATTTTAATTCGTTCGGAATAGGTTATACTAGACAAAAGATCAGCTCCTAAAAGATGGGTTTGTGGTAAACACCATTTTAAAGGAAGCTGATCTTTTTTGTCCGAACAGCGTTCGGATTAATTTTACAATCTACCGTATTAGTACTTATTTACTCTATTTCTATACGGACGTGTTTGGTCTTTCAATTGGGGTTGCTGGGACCATTTTGTTACTGACACGGTGTATTGATATGTTTGACGCGCCAATCTGGGGTTTTTTAATTGATCATACGCATACACGCTGGGGACAAAGTCGACCATACTTTTTATGGTTATGTTTACCATTTGCGGTATTCACATGGTTAACGTTTACGACACCAAACTTGTCAGGTACAACAAAAGTGGTTTACGCAGCAGTAACCTATGTAATAGCCGGTATTTTGTATACGGGGATTAGTACCCCAATGACATCGATTTTGCCTAATTTAACGAATGATCCGGAACAACGAACAGTATTAAATTGGCTCCTATGTCAAGAATCCGGACATAAAAGTACGAACAAATTTGACTTTCAATTTAAATTACTTAATTTAATTTTCGGTGGCCGAAGTTTTAGCCCCGTTCAGATTTTAAAAACGCTTTAGAGTATATTAAATAAGCCCCAACATTATTGAATTTAATAGCCTGTAGCTACGCTACAAGTGAAATACGATCACTGTTATACCAACGAATATAGTTATCAATTCCGGCGATTGCTTCATGAATTGTCTTAAAATCTTGGAAATTAACGTATTCACGTTTCAAAATTGAATGAAAACTTTCAATTCGCGCGTTATCGCCGGGCTGACCCTTTCGGGAGTAAGAATGCTTGATACCATACTTCGATAAAGTGTTTTCAAATAAGTCACTTGTGTATTGGCTTCCCATATCACTATGAATAATTTGTGGTTAACTGCTTGCGCCATGACTTGGGTAATAACGTTAGTCGCTAGTTCTTTAGTCATCTGCGTATTAAGTTGGTAAGCAATAACCCGTCGGGTTACTGGATTATAGACACTAGCTAGGTAACACCAAGTATGGTTAAGGGGAATGTACGTAATATCAGTCAATAAAATACCAGATTGATCAGTTAACTACTTAATCAAGTTTGGTCGCTGATCATAATCAGTCTGAGTGGTTGGCTTATTGATTCGTTTAACCATTCTAGATCTAATCCCTAATTCACACATTTGTTGATAGACCAGACGCTGACTAACGTGAATATCAGACTGTTGATTTAGTAAGATCGTTAATCGTGGGTAGCCATACATTGGATATCTTAACCAAGCCGTTAACACTTCTTGTTTAATTAAATGCCGGCGGCGTTCAGTTCTACTTGGCTGCCAATGTAGATAATCATAGTAGGTTGAGCGCGGAATTTTGAGTACTGATAAGATACGCGTAATGCGGTACCCAGCAAGTAAATTAGCGTTGACGACTTCTAACACGAGGGCACGCCCTTTAATAATTAGCTTTTTGCCATGAGCACCGCCGCTCGTTTTAAAATGTCAAGTTCTTCTTTTAACCGTTTATTTTCTTCAATCAGAGCACGTTCATTTGATGATAGCACTTTAGTGTTGTTAGGATCAGCTTGTTTAATCCACTTAGTGACCGTTGAAACACTGACGTTGTATTCTTTAGCCAGTGAGTTGGCCGAACGGCCAGTCTGACTTAAGCTAACAATCGATTCTTTAAATTCATTTGAATATTTAATTGCCATAATAAAAAGCTCCTTTATGATGTATTATATCGAACAGTTTGTCCGTAATTCCATCATAGGAGCCTTTTGGAATTTAAGAGAAGTAAATGCAGTATCAACACAGTCTATTTCATTAAAAGAAAGTGTTAAAGCCACTAAAAGTAATTGGCCGTGGGTCTTAATTGTTTTAACCAATTTATTCTATTGGATTGGCACGACGGTTAGAAGTTCAGCAATGATTTATTATTTCCAATATAATATTCATGCCAAAGCGCTTGTATCGGTGGCGGGTGGATTATCAGCCGTAGCGGTAGTGGGCATGATTTTAATTCCATTATTTGTTAAAAAGACAAATAAACGCACAGTGCTAATTGGAGCGCTAGTTCTCGCTGCTATTTCTAACCTCTTATTACAAGTCGTTGGGGCTAACCAAGTTGCGGTGGTAGTGCTCTATTGCTTAGGTTCAATTGGAACTGGGGTTGCTGCAGCAATGCCGTTTTTGATGCTTGCTGATGCGGTAGATTTCGGGGAATGGAAAAATGGTATTCGAGCAAGTGGCTTTTTAACAGCCATCGGAAGTGCCTTTTGTGTTAAAGCAGGGAGTGGGATTGGTGGTTTTGTGCCTTCTAAAATTATGCAATACTTTGGTTATGTGCCTAATCACGCACAGTCTGCGCATTCATTAGTGGGTATTAATTTTAGTTTTGTTTGGTTACCAGCTATTTTATTCTTGGTTGCTGCCATTCCAATGTTCTTCTATGCAAAATTTGAAAAGAACGAAGCAGCGGTTCAAGCAACATTAGCAAAACAACACTAAGGAAAATCAGCGTTTTTGATGCTTTATGTTAAAATATAAACGAGAGTGTTTAGTATGAATGACATAGGAGCAAAAAATGCAAAATCCAAAACTTGAAGACGTCGCAGCATTAGCAGGCGTTTCTAAAACAACTGTTTCGCGAGTATTAAATAATCGAGGCTATCTAAGTGAAAAAACAAAGCAAAAGGTATTCGATTCAATGAAAGCGTTACATTACCAACCCAATGATGTTGCTCGCCAGCTGTTTTCAAAAGAAACGAAAATGGTTGGGTTGATTTTTCCAACCATTGCGAATCCTTTTTTTGGTCAGATGGCGGCGCAGTTAGAAATGAAGCTTTTTAATGCCGGTTATAAAGTATTAATCGGTAATTCAATGAATGACCCCTTAAAAGAAAAGGAATATCTACAGAAATTATTGGCTAATCAAGTAGACGGCTTAATTGGCGGTGCGCATAATCAAAATATCGCGGAATACAACAATACCAATTTACCAATTGTGGCAATTGATCGGGTGATGAATGACGATATTCCAGTAATTGCTTCTGATAATTATGATGGTGGTAAAAAGGCGATGACATTACTGCTAA
Proteins encoded in this window:
- a CDS encoding ArgE/DapE family deacylase is translated as MEKTEKIAILEKLVSIDTTDQAEGVIADYLADLFAQHGIHTEKVASKPGRENLVAYLGKATDKVLGVTGHMDVVSIGDRSKWTSDPFTLTARDGKLFGRGATDMKSGLAALVIAMIELHDEHVPLNGQIKLLATVDEEKNETGAQTLTAQGCADDLTALLVAEPSGVDKQALANNPDKFPTEMAQKLLAANQTNEQHFLIFAHNGSLDFKVTATGKTAHSSMPALGINAIDHLLAYYNRQKQYFDQKHPIDDVLGDIVPVTTLINGGEQINSVPGHAELTCRVRTTPALTGDQVIADLNTIIAELNQQADMNLELTVINNQPPVKSNPQAPFIQAVQKIGAQKLSQAYPLMHVAGGTDAAHLAKHNPDLPVAVVGPGNDTSHMIDEYVDEEMYLKHIDFFKAVMLDYLK
- a CDS encoding IS30-like element ISLpl1 family transposase, whose translation is MSSITYSERIKIETFCELGLSNIQMGVRLNRSPSTISYELSRCQPYQAELAQTDAEYKRSRCGRKTKLSDELKQKILNHLRLSWSPRMIAHEFKLATKSIYNWLNQGRIGFSLNDLPEHGVRQRRNVDQRSKYNQSLGRSIEQRPMMINQRKRIGDFELDTVVGPRGHSKAVLLTLIDRKSRFLWAYRLKDRTTATVNEALTKFLTTFNGPVHSFTVDRGTEFSGLVSLESQYGIKTYYCHAYTPAERGSNERFNRNLRYFYPKGTRFEHISAQDLTTTLLQINQRPLKILDWQTPYQVMLTNLSENSD
- a CDS encoding MFS transporter; translated protein: MMYYIEQFVRNSIIGAFWNLREVNAVSTQSISLKESVKATKSNWPWVLIVLTNLFYWIGTTVRSSAMIYYFQYNIHAKALVSVAGGLSAVAVVGMILIPLFVKKTNKRTVLIGALVLAAISNLLLQVVGANQVAVVVLYCLGSIGTGVAAAMPFLMLADAVDFGEWKNGIRASGFLTAIGSAFCVKAGSGIGGFVPSKIMQYFGYVPNHAQSAHSLVGINFSFVWLPAILFLVAAIPMFFYAKFEKNEAAVQATLAKQH
- a CDS encoding LacI family DNA-binding transcriptional regulator translates to MQNPKLEDVAALAGVSKTTVSRVLNNRGYLSEKTKQKVFDSMKALHYQPNDVARQLFSKETKMVGLIFPTIANPFFGQMAAQLEMKLFNAGYKVLIGNSMNDPLKEKEYLQKLLANQVDGLIGGAHNQNIAEYNNTNLPIVAIDRVMNDDIPVIASDNYDGGKKAMTLLLKRGARYIVHTDGPTDLQSPALDRRRAYEDMMAANDLPTVIYTVALDSSDTQKKETFRQIFKENKKIDAIFASNDVDASLIIQVATEFKKQVPEDLLVVGYDGTDMVRLFKPELTTIVQPIEEMAAVAVSTLMDRIEGKETPHKIILPVTVHQGTTA
- a CDS encoding MFS transporter, encoding MVNTILKEADLFCPNSVRINFTIYRISTYLLYFYTDVFGLSIGVAGTILLLTRCIDMFDAPIWGFLIDHTHTRWGQSRPYFLWLCLPFAVFTWLTFTTPNLSGTTKVVYAAVTYVIAGILYTGISTPMTSILPNLTNDPEQRTVLNWLLCQESGHKSTNKFDFQFKLLNLIFGGRSFSPVQILKTL